The following coding sequences lie in one Rutidosis leptorrhynchoides isolate AG116_Rl617_1_P2 chromosome 4, CSIRO_AGI_Rlap_v1, whole genome shotgun sequence genomic window:
- the LOC139841490 gene encoding F-box/kelch-repeat protein At3g06240-like codes for MVVTFLPDEIIINILARLPAKPLVRFRCVSKYWHCMLMEPYFMNLRSRKAIILAINKGYLDFIDVDNNNYTTFKRRYPLEYSTGARVIGSFNGLVLMVILNEYFTLNAFVLYNPFTGEFKKLLDPPTQIISCKSGFGFGYGGTNPTEDLKIVKFTSCRDICEVYDFKTNSWSSQSSKKYDINCITFAYPVGTFSNGNLYWIRSEHVLLAFGVKDMVLSEIVLPRGSNFIGDIGTINGCLCALKMTTSSKFELWVMNDVDSTWANTHSFTLDLKWDIFYHTLNIFDDGKILMVNPFSQLIIYDVLKSSYETLNISFPEHFHRFFKKNCVQFVETLVSPLDVCFSRWGGREKKSNKIK; via the coding sequence ATGGTCGTCACCTTTCTACCTGATGAGATTATTATCAATATACTTGCTAGGCTTCCAGCAAAGCCGTTGGTACGGTTTCGGTGCGTATCCAAGTATTGGCATTGTATGCTTATGGAGCCGTACTTTATGAATTTGAGATCACGCAAAGCCATCATTCTCGCTATAAACAAGGGATACTTAGACTTCATAGACGTCGACAATAATAATTATACGACATTCAAGCGTCGGTATCCGTTAGAGTACAGTACAGGAGCCAGAGTTATTGGATCGTTCAATGGGTTAGTCCTAATGGTCATTCTAAATGAATACTTCACTCTAAATGCTTTCGTTTTATACAATCCTTTTACTGGCGAGTTTAAGAAACTTTTAGATCCTCCTACTCAGATTATTAGTTGTAAGAGCGGATTTGGATTTGGCTACGGTGGTACTAATCCCACTGAAGACCTTAAAATTGTTAAGTTCACGAGTTGTCGTGATATCTGCGAGGTCTACGACTTTAAAACGAATTCGTGGAGCTCACAGAGTTCGAAAAAATACGACATCAACTGCATTACGTTTGCCTATCCCGTGGGTACGTTTTCAAATGGAAATTTGTATTGGATTAGATCGGAACATGTGTTGCTTGCCTTTGGTGTTAAAGATATGGTTCTTTCTGAGATAGTTCTACCTCGCGGTTCCAATTTTATTGGAGATATAGGTACGATAAACGGATGCCTTTGTGCGCTCAAGATGACCACTTCATCTAAATTCGAGTTGTGGGTGATGAATGATGTTGACTCTACGTGGGCGAATACACATTCATTTACGTTAGATTTAAAATGGGACATCTTTTACCACACTCTTAATATCTTTGATGATGGGAAAATTCTTATGGTGAATCCCTTTAGTCAACTCATTATTTACGACGTTTTGAAAAGCTCTTATGAAACGCTTAATATTTCTTTCCCGGAACACTTTCATCGGTTCTTTAAAAAAAACTGTGTACAGTTTGTGGAGACTTTGGTTTCACCTTTAGATGTCTGTTTCTCGAGATGGGGTGGAAGAGAAAAGAAGTCAAACAAGATAAAATGA